The genomic interval GCGTGGTTTTCGGTTCCCTCACGGATCGAACACACAGCCATTGGCACTCGATCCAGGCGCCTCTCCCAGGCGCGGCTTGTCATTGATTTGGGCGCCCCGCGCGGGGCGCGTTGATGGACTTTTTGCGAGTCCATCAACTTTGAATGGGGAAAGGGGGAGTGTGGTGAAAAACTTATCTATTACCACAGGATCGATCATCCTGGCGCTGACGCTGGCCACGATATCCTGTACCACGATAAGCCCGGCACCGGATCAGGCAGCGGGCAGCGGGATCAGGGGGGTTATTCTCTCGAAGGAGACCGGCAAGCCCGTCGCCGGAGCCCATGTGTATGCCTATAGTGATCCTGCCAAGAACCTCATCGGGGTGGCTGACCATGTAAGCAAAGGGTCGGCTCCGGACGGGTCATACACATTGGAGATGCCCCCCGGAGAGTACTATTTCGTTTCCCGGCAAAGGGCTTCGGGGTCCAACTACGGCCCCATCGTCACCGGCGACCTGTACGACCACCGGTACGAACAGGATCCTGTGCGTTTACATAAAGGGCAGGTCATCGAAATGAATTTTGACCTGCTCCGGCTCAGTGAGCCCATGTTCTTCCAGGTGTTCACAGAGCCTGAGCGCACAACAGACACCGGGATCACAGGCCGGATCCTCGACGATACCGGGGAGCCGGTTCAGGGGGCCTTCGCCACCGCCTACCGCGACGAAAACATGAAACGTCTGCCCGACTATGCCTCAACCCTGAGCGGGGATAATGGAAACTACAAGCTTTACCTGCCGGAAGGTGGAAAGTGGTATGTCGGAGCGAGGTCCCACGCCCGTGGAGTCCCCAGGCCCGGTGAGCTTATCGGGCGTTACGAGGGGTCTGCCGATCACTCCCTGCAAGTCCCCGCCCAGGGGTTTGTGGATGGTGTCGAGATAACACTTAAGCCGTTCATATCCGAGCCTCCTGCAGGTTACGTTCCGTATTGACCCATGACTTCTCATAATCGACCCCGAATCGCCAGCCTCATCAACCGCCTGACCACACTTCGCCCATGCGGCAAAGGGGAGGTCATGCCCGGCTTCCTCGAAATCCTTGAATTGACGGTGTCAGCCGATGCCTTTGCCCTGCTGAGGGTCCATCCCGATGACGGCTCGGCGGATATCCTCGGTGGTCGGGGCCTGAAAATTCCGGTAGAGCGCTGGTCGGAAAAGCTGGAGGCGCCCCACATTGCGAAGCAGGCCGCCAACTTCCCCGATAAACCCGCCATCGCCGCCATCGGGTCGTTCGTCTGCGATCCGCTGCTGGCAGAGGAGCAGGCACGTTCTCTCGTCATGTCACGGCTGGGGATCGGCGAGGACTACCTCGTGACCCTGGCTGTGCGCCGGGAGGGGAAGCCGTTTTCCTCCCACGAGGTCGAAAGGTTTGCTGCTGTGGCAGGGGTGATCAACCTGGTAGGGCGTAGCTGCTATCTTGAGCAGGAGTGTGAGGAGAGGCTTGATAAGGATGGCCTCACCGGTCTGGGCCAGTTTCCCGTTTTCCACGATGGGTTGATAAAGGAGCTTTCCAGGGCGCGAAGAGGGGCCGGACGCATGACGGT from bacterium carries:
- a CDS encoding diguanylate cyclase translates to MPGFLEILELTVSADAFALLRVHPDDGSADILGGRGLKIPVERWSEKLEAPHIAKQAANFPDKPAIAAIGSFVCDPLLAEEQARSLVMSRLGIGEDYLVTLAVRREGKPFSSHEVERFAAVAGVINLVGRSCYLEQECEERLDKDGLTGLGQFPVFHDGLIKELSRARRGAGRMTVGILSLDRKDEMPPSDPEVLTVARILCDQLRNFDTLVRYSPVEFAFILPDLKVTEGVKVMERVQGGIEEALAGFPDPSWTCVGLSGYPDDAASVERLIEIAEAAANQVREGGAPGVSRWKE
- a CDS encoding carboxypeptidase-like regulatory domain-containing protein, which gives rise to MKNLSITTGSIILALTLATISCTTISPAPDQAAGSGIRGVILSKETGKPVAGAHVYAYSDPAKNLIGVADHVSKGSAPDGSYTLEMPPGEYYFVSRQRASGSNYGPIVTGDLYDHRYEQDPVRLHKGQVIEMNFDLLRLSEPMFFQVFTEPERTTDTGITGRILDDTGEPVQGAFATAYRDENMKRLPDYASTLSGDNGNYKLYLPEGGKWYVGARSHARGVPRPGELIGRYEGSADHSLQVPAQGFVDGVEITLKPFISEPPAGYVPY